One window of the Paenibacillus beijingensis genome contains the following:
- a CDS encoding carbohydrate ABC transporter permease: MKQKRIVEKGEKSLAVASYVVTILFIVFCTLPLVWLFLTSIMDNESIESPTPQFIPQVPLSLTVTVDYTGGGNEDMAFYKKDAMEAIWFPWATLIRNNIGEIIVNGTKDGKQLFQAKTTSAQFYVGQMSIVPTRVVNNEMMKLKIPIIDERHLSDFTWFGPAGKSAGTAAADGSDHEAARLYREFFTANKLLEGEVTTIEHSRNPWRLFDSFGSLQYLAFGKAGALGFYRYFLNSAFITFTVIFWQLIFAGIGSYALSQLIRSKRLRFFLLMFFLATIMIPGISTLIPQYVLMQKLHLVDTLWAIILPHFAWGFVIFLFKGFFDQLPKELLQAARIDGASEFRTFTHIVVPMSVPVFTIVGVMTFIPVWNEFLWPYIVTQSPENWTFTVAMNDMQETTNRDTVARPNWISASGVISMIPLVILFMFTQRYVEKGINFTGIKG, from the coding sequence ATGAAACAAAAACGCATCGTAGAGAAAGGCGAGAAGAGCCTGGCAGTCGCCTCATATGTTGTAACCATCCTATTCATTGTGTTTTGCACATTGCCTTTGGTTTGGCTATTTCTAACATCCATCATGGATAATGAGTCGATCGAATCGCCAACGCCCCAATTTATCCCCCAAGTGCCTCTTTCTCTTACCGTGACTGTCGATTATACAGGTGGCGGGAACGAGGATATGGCCTTCTACAAGAAGGATGCGATGGAGGCGATCTGGTTTCCGTGGGCGACTCTTATTCGGAACAATATCGGCGAGATCATTGTCAACGGCACGAAGGATGGAAAACAGCTGTTCCAGGCAAAAACAACCTCGGCTCAATTCTACGTTGGACAGATGTCGATCGTTCCAACCCGGGTTGTGAACAACGAGATGATGAAATTGAAAATTCCGATTATCGATGAAAGACACTTGAGCGATTTCACATGGTTTGGGCCGGCTGGCAAATCCGCTGGGACTGCTGCGGCTGATGGATCCGATCATGAGGCGGCCCGGCTGTATCGAGAATTTTTCACGGCCAACAAATTGTTGGAGGGAGAAGTAACGACGATTGAACATTCCCGCAATCCGTGGCGGTTATTTGACAGCTTTGGAAGCTTGCAATATTTGGCATTCGGAAAAGCAGGCGCTTTAGGGTTTTATCGTTACTTTTTAAACAGTGCGTTTATTACATTCACCGTCATTTTCTGGCAGTTGATCTTTGCCGGCATCGGCAGCTATGCGCTGTCGCAGCTTATTCGCAGCAAGCGGCTGAGATTCTTCCTTCTTATGTTTTTCTTGGCGACCATTATGATTCCGGGCATTTCAACCCTGATTCCCCAATATGTGCTCATGCAGAAGCTGCATCTGGTCGATACGTTATGGGCGATTATTTTGCCGCATTTCGCCTGGGGCTTCGTTATCTTCCTGTTTAAAGGTTTCTTCGATCAATTACCCAAGGAACTGCTGCAAGCGGCTCGTATTGACGGTGCGAGTGAATTCAGAACGTTCACACATATTGTCGTTCCGATGTCCGTACCCGTATTTACGATTGTAGGAGTGATGACCTTCATACCGGTCTGGAATGAGTTTTTGTGGCCTTACATCGTCACCCAATCACCTGAAAATTGGACGTTTACGGTTGCCATGAACGATATGCAAGAAACGACCAATCGGGATACGGTTGCGCGTCCGAACTGGATCAGCGCGAGCGGCGTCATCTCGATGATTCCTCTCGTGATTTTGTTTATGTTTACGCAACGCTATGTGGAGAAAGGCATTAATTTCACGGGGATCAAAGGCTAG
- a CDS encoding FAD-dependent oxidoreductase has product MPDHHYDVVVAGGGPSGIAAAIAAAREGAKTLLIERYGFLGGAGTAMMVNPWMSYWAVGKEDHIIIFGVLKELIDGMTALGAYGHPKQMTAFDPEALKVVAERLCLEAGVALLFHSFLGSVQTDDSGRFIQSVRVANKAGLTDFKASLFVDTTGDADLAALAGAIVEKGRAVDGLSQPMTLNFRMANVDIDRMPSGEEITRRYLEAKARGEIHCPREDVLWFYANQPGVIHFNTTRVILKDATDPWALTEAEIEGRRQVQQFVAFLKKDVDGFEHSYLQTTAPQIGVRESRRIAGEYVLTAEELLAACKFDDVIARGSYPVDIHNPNGEGTVMQHLKPGEWYDIPYRCLIPRKIENLLVGGRPISATHEAHSAIRVQPIAIAIGQAAGTAAAICARDQVLPRRLNARKVQEALARQGASLGIKVK; this is encoded by the coding sequence ATGCCGGATCATCATTATGATGTCGTAGTAGCAGGCGGAGGGCCGAGCGGCATTGCGGCTGCGATTGCGGCGGCAAGGGAGGGGGCAAAGACACTCCTTATTGAGCGTTATGGATTTCTGGGCGGTGCCGGAACCGCCATGATGGTGAATCCGTGGATGTCTTACTGGGCGGTCGGAAAAGAGGATCACATCATTATTTTTGGCGTATTGAAGGAATTGATCGACGGCATGACAGCGCTGGGGGCTTACGGACACCCTAAGCAGATGACCGCTTTCGATCCCGAAGCTTTGAAGGTGGTGGCCGAGCGTCTATGCCTGGAGGCGGGAGTTGCCCTGCTGTTTCACAGCTTTCTGGGGAGCGTGCAGACGGACGATTCCGGCCGGTTCATTCAATCGGTTCGGGTTGCGAATAAAGCCGGACTGACCGACTTCAAGGCATCGTTATTCGTCGATACGACCGGCGACGCCGATCTGGCTGCATTGGCCGGGGCAATTGTGGAGAAGGGGCGCGCGGTTGACGGTCTGAGTCAGCCGATGACGCTCAACTTCCGGATGGCCAATGTGGACATCGACCGGATGCCGTCCGGCGAGGAAATTACCCGCCGGTACCTGGAAGCGAAAGCGAGGGGAGAGATCCATTGTCCGCGCGAGGATGTGCTGTGGTTTTATGCGAACCAGCCGGGTGTCATCCATTTTAATACGACCCGTGTCATTTTGAAGGATGCCACCGATCCGTGGGCATTGACCGAGGCGGAGATCGAAGGGCGGCGCCAGGTGCAGCAATTCGTCGCGTTTCTGAAAAAAGATGTCGATGGCTTTGAACATTCGTATCTTCAAACGACCGCACCGCAAATCGGCGTCCGCGAATCCCGCCGAATTGCGGGAGAATATGTGCTGACCGCAGAAGAACTGCTCGCGGCCTGCAAATTCGATGACGTCATTGCCCGGGGCTCTTATCCGGTAGACATCCATAATCCGAACGGGGAAGGAACGGTGATGCAGCATCTGAAGCCCGGCGAGTGGTACGATATCCCGTACCGCTGCCTCATTCCGAGGAAAATCGAAAATTTGCTCGTTGGCGGCCGGCCGATCTCTGCGACACATGAAGCGCATTCGGCGATCCGTGTACAGCCGATTGCCATTGCGATCGGGCAGGCGGCCGGCACCGCAGCGGCCATCTGCGCCCGGGATCAGGTCCTTCCGCGCCGGTTAAATGCCCGCAAGGTACAGGAAGCTCTTGCCAGACAGGGAGCAAGTCTGGGCATCAAGGTGAAATGA
- a CDS encoding LamG domain-containing protein translates to MSSQAAQNRNDRLMKHDGLVCLWDFQEEGGSARISKGRCAYALREMAGPVSRADDGVLGPYAAKVDFGQWFSIPRSECPGLNFHGDRSGLTIAAWVKREFRETPECQAVAGMWNESRSMRQYCLFLDLKIWDSRDQVCGHVSSVGGPTPGYKYCMTSAIGSTPVTKGDWQFIVFTYDSTYARCYLNGRFDGREKYNPYLYEGGLFNGGTDGADFTVCSVDRSGEPGNFFSGLLGGLAVFDRALTDDEIWALYRE, encoded by the coding sequence ATGAGTTCACAAGCGGCGCAAAATCGTAACGACAGGCTGATGAAGCATGACGGGCTCGTTTGTTTGTGGGATTTTCAGGAGGAGGGGGGCAGCGCCCGCATTTCAAAGGGACGTTGTGCGTACGCGCTAAGGGAGATGGCAGGTCCCGTATCCAGAGCGGATGATGGAGTGCTTGGTCCCTATGCGGCAAAGGTGGATTTCGGCCAATGGTTCAGTATTCCGCGAAGCGAGTGCCCCGGCTTGAACTTTCACGGTGACAGAAGCGGTCTCACAATCGCGGCATGGGTGAAGCGCGAGTTTAGAGAAACCCCGGAATGCCAAGCGGTAGCCGGAATGTGGAACGAATCGCGCAGCATGCGGCAATATTGCCTTTTCCTGGACTTGAAAATATGGGACAGCCGGGACCAGGTATGCGGTCATGTTTCCTCTGTCGGAGGACCGACTCCCGGCTACAAGTATTGCATGACTTCAGCGATTGGCAGCACTCCGGTCACGAAGGGGGACTGGCAATTCATCGTTTTTACTTATGACAGCACGTATGCGAGATGCTATTTAAACGGACGCTTCGATGGGCGGGAAAAATACAATCCGTATCTTTATGAAGGCGGTCTGTTCAATGGGGGCACAGATGGCGCTGATTTCACCGTATGCTCGGTGGACAGATCTGGCGAGCCGGGCAACTTCTTCAGCGGATTGCTTGGCGGGTTGGCCGTATTCGACCGCGCGCTGACGGATGATGAGATTTGGGCGTTGTACCGCGAGTAG
- a CDS encoding amidohydrolase family protein, whose amino-acid sequence MSESKQLPVVDCDVHNQFRSGQDLVPYVEEPWKSHMKQFGWVAAGLPYVSPIGNKRKDADPPSGLPVGSDPEYLLEHLGGHFNVDYALLCSDTIIGASNFADPDYVAVVCKGYNDYLIHEWLAKSPKFKGYLCIGTQDPDQAAREIDRVGPHSDIVGVVVTGGARMPYGQRFYHPIYEACVRQNLPFIIHPGAEGSGIFNPPTAVGYVSNYLQWHTCLPQTFMAHLVSFVCEGVFEKFPDLKVVFCEGGVSWMPPLLWRLDKNFKALRASTPWLKRLPSEYVRDHCFMTTQPIEEPDSPKYFMQMFEMFDAENMLLFSSDYPHWDFDDPNRIILQRLPEEKLRKILCENAKRLFRLA is encoded by the coding sequence ATGAGTGAGAGCAAGCAGCTGCCGGTTGTGGATTGCGATGTGCATAACCAGTTCAGATCGGGCCAGGATCTGGTGCCGTATGTGGAGGAGCCTTGGAAAAGCCATATGAAGCAGTTCGGCTGGGTAGCCGCGGGGCTTCCGTACGTATCGCCGATCGGCAACAAGCGCAAGGATGCAGATCCTCCGAGCGGCCTTCCGGTTGGTTCCGACCCGGAATATTTGCTGGAGCATCTGGGCGGGCACTTCAATGTAGACTACGCCCTGCTCTGTTCGGATACGATCATTGGCGCCTCCAACTTTGCTGATCCGGACTATGTTGCCGTCGTTTGCAAAGGCTATAACGATTATTTAATTCATGAGTGGCTCGCCAAAAGTCCGAAGTTCAAAGGGTATTTATGCATCGGCACCCAGGATCCCGATCAGGCGGCCCGGGAAATTGACCGCGTGGGGCCGCATTCGGACATCGTGGGCGTTGTCGTGACCGGAGGAGCCCGGATGCCTTACGGGCAACGATTCTACCATCCGATCTACGAGGCTTGCGTCCGGCAAAACTTGCCATTTATTATTCACCCTGGCGCGGAGGGCTCCGGCATCTTCAATCCGCCTACGGCGGTCGGCTATGTATCCAACTATTTGCAGTGGCACACCTGTTTGCCGCAAACGTTCATGGCTCATTTGGTAAGCTTTGTGTGCGAAGGCGTCTTCGAGAAGTTCCCTGACCTGAAGGTCGTCTTCTGTGAGGGAGGGGTCAGCTGGATGCCGCCGCTGCTGTGGAGGCTGGACAAGAACTTCAAGGCGCTGAGGGCTTCGACCCCATGGCTGAAACGTTTGCCCAGCGAATACGTTCGGGATCATTGCTTCATGACAACGCAGCCGATCGAGGAGCCGGATAGCCCGAAGTACTTTATGCAGATGTTCGAGATGTTCGACGCGGAGAATATGCTGCTTTTCTCCAGCGATTACCCGCATTGGGACTTCGACGACCCGAACCGCATCATTTTGCAGCGATTGCCGGAGGAGAAGCTTCGCAAAATATTGTGCGAAAATGCAAAGCGGCTGTTCCGGTTAGCGTAA
- a CDS encoding Rieske (2Fe-2S) protein, whose protein sequence is MTVHRVAEIEDIPEGTRKIVQVEGRSIGVYNVKGEYYALSNYCPHQGAELCKGPVCGTTLESNVYEYKYGRDQEIIRCPWHGWEFDIKTGKSLFNERIRTRTYPLKVKDGYLELQLGNKGGEDHE, encoded by the coding sequence GTGACGGTTCATCGAGTCGCAGAAATCGAGGATATACCGGAAGGAACACGTAAAATCGTCCAAGTTGAAGGCCGTTCGATCGGTGTGTATAACGTCAAGGGCGAGTACTATGCCCTGAGCAACTACTGTCCACATCAAGGCGCGGAATTGTGCAAAGGACCCGTATGCGGGACGACGCTCGAATCCAACGTTTACGAGTACAAGTATGGCCGTGATCAGGAAATTATCCGCTGTCCCTGGCATGGCTGGGAGTTTGATATCAAAACGGGGAAATCGTTATTCAATGAACGTATTCGTACACGCACGTACCCTTTGAAAGTAAAGGACGGTTATCTTGAGCTTCAGCTCGGAAACAAGGGGGGAGAAGACCATGAGTGA
- a CDS encoding carbohydrate ABC transporter permease has translation MELETKLQLKATRTERKRFKIRWTPVLFLLPSVIVFLLFKYYLIFSAIYISLFDYDIVNSPGKFVGLENYFRFLSTETFWLALKNTFIIFLLSIAVVFWVPIVQAIFLSEVKRANGVYRVLYQIPAILPGVAGALLWKWMYNPDRGLFNYLLGKIGLGPYGWLNDIAMTKFAIVLPGFFASGGVGVLLYYAAIKSISSEIFESAKIDGCGPWGRLLHIVLPNIRFVIFIQFITFMSGVLLTFDNIFILTQGGPADASLVVSLLIQRSAFEQSDFGMSSALSFFMFIVIGVLTIIQFKLQKEDD, from the coding sequence ATGGAACTTGAAACCAAACTGCAATTGAAGGCCACCCGCACAGAGAGGAAGAGATTCAAAATTCGGTGGACACCGGTCCTGTTTCTGCTGCCATCGGTCATCGTATTCCTTCTTTTCAAGTATTATCTGATTTTTTCCGCGATTTATATCAGTTTATTTGATTATGATATCGTAAACTCGCCAGGCAAGTTTGTAGGTTTGGAAAATTATTTTCGTTTTCTAAGTACAGAAACGTTTTGGTTAGCGTTAAAAAATACATTCATCATCTTTCTGTTGTCCATAGCGGTCGTCTTCTGGGTACCGATTGTTCAAGCCATTTTTCTTAGTGAGGTCAAGCGCGCAAATGGAGTTTACCGGGTGCTGTATCAAATTCCGGCCATATTGCCGGGCGTAGCCGGCGCGCTGCTTTGGAAGTGGATGTATAATCCGGATCGCGGGTTATTCAATTACCTGCTTGGCAAAATCGGTTTGGGTCCTTACGGCTGGCTAAATGACATCGCCATGACAAAGTTTGCTATTGTACTGCCGGGTTTTTTTGCCAGCGGCGGAGTCGGGGTATTGCTCTACTATGCCGCGATCAAGTCGATCTCTTCGGAAATATTCGAATCCGCCAAGATCGATGGCTGCGGCCCATGGGGACGCCTGTTGCATATCGTGCTGCCCAACATCCGGTTTGTCATTTTCATTCAGTTTATTACGTTTATGTCTGGAGTTCTGCTTACGTTCGATAATATCTTCATTTTGACGCAGGGCGGGCCTGCAGACGCTTCTCTCGTTGTGTCCTTGTTAATTCAGCGCTCCGCTTTTGAGCAATCCGATTTCGGCATGTCATCGGCCCTTTCGTTCTTCATGTTTATTGTCATCGGCGTGCTGACGATCATTCAGTTCAAGCTGCAGAAGGAGGATGACTGA
- a CDS encoding FAD-dependent oxidoreductase, with translation MEISRRYDGRAVRSRFEGELAGRYDVIVAGLGTAGAVAALAAARKGLKVLAVERLHGMGGVGTTGAVWDYYLGSRGGLSEELDQQALEWVSRGFTPSSGVNAEAKLFVMEQEASRLGIDIQYESSVTGVLMRKNQVCGIEWASAEGRFAAESNVVIDCTGDAEVCASAGCSLRIGRRMDGKAQPYSNVWIRLDQGRVNFRHTDSGYVDQTSAADLSRAILESASTHLRTNYEEHDRMVRIAPLLGLREGRFIEGEDNLTLEQLLNDRSIAQPLFFAYANVDIHCMDVAFESETMQKWLVACSMWGCKISVPIPLGALIPRGFQGLLAAGRCLAVDHDLAACVRMKRDMQKSGEAAAYAAYLSITRQAALRDIPYMELSALLKETGCLGRKIPAFRGLQIRNRSR, from the coding sequence ATGGAAATCTCAAGAAGGTATGATGGCCGCGCCGTCAGATCGCGCTTTGAAGGCGAGTTGGCGGGAAGGTACGATGTCATCGTAGCGGGTCTGGGGACGGCCGGTGCAGTTGCGGCGCTTGCGGCGGCCCGCAAAGGGCTGAAGGTGCTTGCTGTCGAACGCCTCCATGGAATGGGGGGAGTGGGCACAACGGGGGCCGTGTGGGATTACTATCTCGGATCAAGAGGCGGCTTATCTGAGGAGCTGGATCAGCAGGCACTGGAATGGGTTAGCCGCGGGTTCACCCCTTCAAGCGGTGTGAATGCGGAGGCCAAGCTGTTCGTCATGGAGCAAGAGGCGAGCAGGCTCGGTATTGACATTCAATATGAAAGTTCGGTAACCGGTGTACTCATGCGGAAGAATCAGGTTTGCGGAATTGAATGGGCCTCCGCCGAAGGGCGATTTGCAGCGGAAAGCAACGTGGTGATCGACTGTACGGGCGATGCGGAAGTCTGTGCGTCGGCGGGCTGTAGCTTGCGCATCGGCCGCCGGATGGATGGCAAGGCTCAGCCCTACTCGAATGTATGGATCCGGCTGGATCAAGGGCGAGTTAACTTCCGGCATACGGATTCGGGTTATGTGGATCAAACGAGCGCAGCGGATTTGTCGAGGGCGATCCTTGAATCGGCTTCTACGCATCTTCGAACGAACTATGAAGAGCATGACCGAATGGTGCGAATCGCACCTTTGCTTGGTTTGCGCGAAGGCCGGTTTATTGAAGGAGAGGACAATTTGACGCTCGAGCAGCTCCTTAATGACCGTTCCATCGCGCAGCCGTTGTTTTTCGCTTATGCCAATGTCGATATACATTGCATGGACGTCGCTTTCGAGAGTGAAACGATGCAGAAGTGGCTGGTCGCCTGCAGCATGTGGGGCTGCAAAATATCCGTTCCGATTCCGCTTGGCGCGCTTATTCCGAGAGGGTTTCAAGGCCTGTTGGCCGCAGGGCGGTGTCTTGCCGTCGACCACGACCTGGCTGCCTGCGTACGGATGAAGCGGGATATGCAGAAATCGGGCGAAGCAGCTGCATATGCCGCTTATTTATCCATTACAAGGCAAGCAGCATTGCGGGACATTCCTTATATGGAGCTGTCTGCGCTTCTGAAGGAAACCGGGTGCCTGGGACGTAAGATTCCGGCTTTCCGTGGTTTACAGATCCGGAATCGATCAAGATAA
- a CDS encoding extracellular solute-binding protein has product MKRFGGFRPKGASLLVLLFIVGISTACSTGNNSGNNAPTTDSTKTSEASTNTAAETKEEEPKIVEIRVWDKPAPDASTKAVSEELFAKFEETHPHIKVIHEDETQTREKFMAAVAGGEQPEVFRPAFPDMQGYVQAGIVADLTDLVNNSPDKANFIDGAFDMATVDGKIYGIPNNMYTTGLYYNKKLFANAGIKNPPATWEEFAETAKAVQAANPGTFGFDILGMDWGDWHFEYYVWQAGGDLTELQPDGTVKLKFTSDATVKALQYYKDLKWTHKIVQSNVLQSYEENNKDFYTGKTAMILGASDGFGAYVGKGMDPNDIGFAPYPVGPAGVGPSQAGGQFWSISPKATPEQKQAAFEYIMFMMSPESQEAILQFRKDNGLGINPLNVLKVVDTSKYIDGLPADFVAGIQKAAEHQQLEYYLKSQLSPYIVKPIQKILLDKNADPLTELKAAEALAQKEVIEKYNKDILSGAKSS; this is encoded by the coding sequence ATGAAGCGATTCGGGGGATTCAGACCAAAGGGAGCCTCGCTCCTCGTACTGCTATTCATCGTCGGTATAAGCACAGCCTGCAGCACCGGAAATAATAGCGGAAACAATGCGCCAACAACGGATTCAACGAAAACAAGCGAGGCGAGCACCAATACCGCGGCAGAGACAAAGGAGGAAGAACCCAAGATCGTCGAGATCAGGGTTTGGGATAAGCCTGCGCCGGACGCATCGACTAAAGCGGTATCAGAGGAGCTGTTCGCCAAGTTTGAAGAGACGCATCCTCATATCAAAGTTATTCACGAAGATGAGACGCAAACGAGAGAAAAATTTATGGCGGCGGTTGCCGGCGGCGAGCAGCCGGAAGTGTTCAGACCGGCATTCCCGGACATGCAGGGATACGTTCAAGCTGGAATCGTTGCAGACTTGACGGATTTGGTCAACAACTCGCCTGATAAGGCTAATTTTATCGACGGTGCCTTCGACATGGCAACCGTAGACGGCAAAATCTATGGCATACCCAACAATATGTATACCACAGGCCTGTATTACAACAAGAAGCTGTTCGCAAACGCCGGAATCAAGAACCCTCCGGCAACATGGGAAGAATTCGCTGAAACGGCAAAGGCCGTACAGGCAGCAAATCCGGGAACGTTTGGCTTTGACATTCTCGGCATGGATTGGGGAGACTGGCATTTCGAATATTACGTCTGGCAAGCCGGCGGAGACTTGACCGAGCTGCAGCCGGACGGAACCGTGAAGCTGAAATTTACTTCGGATGCAACGGTTAAAGCTTTACAGTACTATAAGGATTTGAAGTGGACCCATAAAATTGTGCAGAGCAACGTGCTCCAGTCTTATGAAGAGAATAATAAAGATTTTTATACCGGCAAAACGGCGATGATCCTGGGCGCGTCAGATGGTTTCGGCGCCTACGTCGGCAAAGGAATGGATCCGAATGACATTGGATTCGCGCCTTATCCTGTCGGTCCTGCAGGAGTAGGCCCGTCTCAGGCGGGAGGACAATTCTGGTCCATTAGCCCCAAAGCCACTCCAGAGCAGAAACAGGCGGCATTCGAATATATTATGTTCATGATGTCCCCGGAATCTCAGGAGGCTATTCTGCAGTTCCGTAAAGATAACGGTCTTGGCATCAATCCGCTGAACGTATTAAAAGTGGTAGATACGTCGAAATATATTGACGGCCTGCCAGCCGACTTCGTAGCCGGGATTCAAAAGGCTGCCGAGCATCAACAGCTTGAATATTACTTGAAATCACAGCTGAGCCCTTACATTGTGAAACCGATTCAAAAAATCCTGCTCGACAAAAACGCCGACCCGCTCACCGAGCTTAAAGCGGCGGAGGCGCTGGCGCAGAAGGAAGTGATTGAGAAGTACAACAAAGATATTTTGAGTGGAGCCAAGTCATCATAG
- a CDS encoding helix-turn-helix transcriptional regulator, translated as MLELISAYFDNMDPNWYKDEACTPHHMFILMTRGNAVYRLNGIEIPLSKGDLLFIPKGTLRAARNSPEGPHQKYSAQFEVPNFARFPIAAEHSGRTFRSTQYEYIKQRFMLLNQQWFGRLPHYKMICEGMLMELIGCLAREAKEERFHSIKLRLMKEVRQYILAHYREAIRIEQLAKLIDRAPNYVTQTFKEVFGATPITYLHQVRIQAARDLILNTHMTMGEISEYLGYSDQAYFNRMFRRIMGHPPTRIVE; from the coding sequence ATGCTGGAGTTGATTTCCGCATATTTTGATAATATGGATCCGAACTGGTATAAGGATGAAGCCTGTACGCCGCATCATATGTTCATTCTGATGACCCGGGGAAACGCCGTTTACCGCTTGAATGGAATCGAGATCCCCTTATCGAAGGGAGATTTGCTGTTCATCCCGAAAGGAACGCTGCGCGCTGCGCGGAACTCCCCGGAAGGCCCTCATCAGAAGTACTCCGCCCAGTTTGAGGTTCCGAACTTCGCACGCTTTCCGATCGCTGCCGAGCACAGCGGCCGCACCTTCCGGTCCACCCAGTACGAATACATCAAACAGCGCTTTATGCTCCTGAACCAGCAATGGTTCGGACGGCTTCCTCATTACAAAATGATCTGTGAGGGAATGTTGATGGAACTGATCGGCTGCCTGGCCCGGGAAGCCAAAGAGGAACGGTTCCATTCCATCAAGCTGCGGTTAATGAAGGAAGTGAGGCAGTATATTCTTGCACATTACCGCGAAGCGATCCGAATCGAGCAGCTGGCCAAGCTGATCGACAGGGCGCCCAATTATGTGACTCAAACGTTCAAGGAGGTGTTCGGCGCAACGCCAATTACCTATCTGCATCAGGTCCGGATCCAAGCCGCCCGCGACCTCATCCTGAACACGCATATGACGATGGGGGAAATATCCGAATACCTCGGCTACAGCGATCAAGCTTATTTTAACCGGATGTTCCGCCGAATTATGGGGCATCCTCCAACCCGCATTGTTGAATGA
- a CDS encoding aminoglycoside phosphotransferase family protein: MKKVFGTGYFLASVSKMHGGAQKVVYKIDCRDGFSCVLYVWDLAMNYFQAEKAAEDINERSYGSDLFEMNSKYLSQHGIRTPALYDLNKERNRYPFDYALVEYVDGSKAEAYFHHSDSRVKDKVLQQLGDMLAAMHANERHTYGKVNNSGGNTANAHSLKLENAKNQLSYASQYIDSFRANQSKLLDTLYMLESTIEPRNRYGFIHGELGPDHVLVNDNLEPYLIDIEGAAFFDIEHEHSFLEFRFGDYYRYLKNDSLDPNRMLFYRFHHHISLTSGGLKLLHRGFPDQQFAKELAEHHSRCAMRFIEG, encoded by the coding sequence ATGAAGAAGGTTTTTGGCACCGGCTATTTTTTAGCGAGTGTATCGAAGATGCATGGCGGTGCGCAAAAGGTCGTTTACAAGATCGATTGCCGCGATGGATTTTCCTGCGTTTTGTATGTGTGGGATCTTGCCATGAATTATTTCCAAGCAGAGAAAGCGGCCGAAGATATAAATGAGCGATCCTATGGCAGCGATTTATTTGAAATGAATAGCAAATATTTATCGCAGCATGGAATTCGAACGCCCGCCCTTTATGATCTGAACAAGGAAAGAAACCGTTACCCCTTTGATTACGCTCTTGTTGAATATGTGGATGGATCAAAGGCAGAAGCCTATTTCCATCATTCCGATTCACGGGTTAAAGATAAAGTGCTTCAGCAGTTGGGGGATATGCTTGCTGCCATGCATGCCAACGAAAGGCACACCTACGGGAAAGTGAATAATAGCGGGGGCAACACGGCAAATGCTCATTCCTTGAAATTAGAGAATGCAAAAAACCAACTATCCTACGCTTCCCAATATATTGACAGCTTTCGGGCCAATCAAAGCAAGCTGCTTGATACTTTGTATATGCTGGAATCAACAATTGAACCCAGAAACCGGTACGGATTTATACATGGGGAACTCGGTCCAGACCACGTATTGGTAAATGACAATTTAGAGCCCTATTTGATCGATATCGAAGGGGCTGCGTTCTTTGATATTGAACATGAACACAGTTTTTTAGAGTTTCGGTTTGGGGATTATTACCGTTATCTGAAGAATGATTCCCTTGATCCCAACAGGATGTTATTCTATCGATTCCATCACCATATATCGTTAACTTCGGGCGGTTTAAAGCTGCTTCATAGAGGATTTCCAGATCAACAATTTGCAAAAGAACTCGCTGAACATCATTCCCGATGCGCAATGCGATTTATTGAAGGTTGA